The Rhinatrema bivittatum chromosome 4, aRhiBiv1.1, whole genome shotgun sequence genome window below encodes:
- the MGAT2 gene encoding alpha-1,6-mannosyl-glycoprotein 2-beta-N-acetylglucosaminyltransferase — protein MRFRIYKRKVFILTLVVAACGLAFWNNGRQKKNEVFVQDSDMGRSGRSSVSAGIRRLSNETLGDKVPKPDVDNTTLVYRSIVYQLNFDQTIKNLDTIEPRPQDDLVVVVQVHNRPEYLKLLIESLRKAKNIENVLLIFSHDFWSSEINTLISKVDFCQVLQIFFPFSIQLYPNEFPGNDPKDCPRDIEKSAAVKLGCINAEYPDSFGHYREAKFSQTKHHWWWKLHFVWERVKVLKDYNGLVMFIEEDHYLSPDFYHVLKNMWSKRNEVCADCDVLTLGSYTRVLAFSGKADKVEVKTWKSTEHNMGMALNRETYQKLIQCTDRFCTYDDYNWDWTLQYLTVTCLPKFWKVMVPEVPRVYHAGDCGMHHKKSCRPSTESAKIESLLNSNQQYMFPENMSISNRYSMAAHSPHVKNGGWGDIRDHELCKSYRKLQ, from the coding sequence ATGAGGTTTCGCATCTACAAGAGGAAGGTGTTTATACTGACCCTGGTGGTGGCCGCCTGCGGTTTAGCCTTTTGGAACAACGGCCGGCAGAAGAAAAATGAGGTGTTCGTCCAGGACTCGGACATGGGCCGGAGTGGCAGAAGCTCGGTGTCCGCCGGCATCCGCAGGCTGTCCAACGAGACTCTGGGAGACAAAGTGCCAAAGCCTGACGTGGACAACACGACTCTGGTGTATCGCTCGATTGTGTATCAATTAAACTTTGACCAAACTATTAAGAACTTGGATACGATAGAACCTCGCCCGCAGGATGATCTTGTGGTCGTGGTGCAAGTGCACAATAGGCCAGAATATCTAAAACTACTTATTGAATCTCTCAGGAAAGCCAAGAACATTGAAAACGTCTTATTAATTTTCAGCCATGACTTTTGGTCTTCAGAGATTAACACGCTCATTTCAAAAGTGGATTTCTGTCAAGTTCTTCAGATATTTTTCCCCTTTAGTATTCAGCTCTATCCGAATGAATTTCCGGGGAATGATCCCAAAGATTGTCCCAGGGATATAGAGAAGTCAGCTGCAGTAAAGTTGGGTTGCATTAATGCAGAATATCCAGATTCTTTTGGACATTATCGAGAAGCCAAATTCTCTCAAACTAAACACCATTGGTGGTGGAAGCTTCATTTCGTATGGGAAAGAGTGAAAGTCTTGAAAGACTATAATGGTCTGGTTATGTTCATAGAAGAGGATCACTACTTGTCTCCAGATTTCTATCATGTCCTTAAAAATATGTGGAGCAAGAGAAACGAAGTGTGTGCAGACTGTGATGTGTTGACCCTAGGGAGTTACACCCGGGTTCTTGCCTTTTCTGGTAAAGCTGACAAAGTGGAGGTGAAAACATGGAAGTCCACAGAACATAACATGGGGATGGCACTGAACAGAGAGACATACCAAAAGCTAATCCAATGTACTGACAGGTTTTGCACATACGACGATTATAATTGGGATTGGACTCTTCAGTATTTGACTGTAACTTGTCTTCCTAAATTTTGGAAAGTCATGGTCCCGGAAGTTCCCAGGGTATATCATGCTGGAGACTGTGGCATGCACCACAAGAAATCTTGCAGACCATCCACAGAAAGTGCCAAAATAGAATCACTTTTAAACAGCAATCAACAGTATATGTTTCCAGAAAATATGAGTATTAGTAACCGATACTCAATGGCAGCACATTCTCCACATGTGAAAAATGGAGGCTGGGGAGACATAAGAGACCATGAACTCTGTAAGAGCTATCGCAAACTGCAGTGA